The genomic stretch TTGCTTTGTGGTGCTTTGTGGTACgagaaactttgttacaatATTCGATTCACCACTTCTATGATATGTTCTGTTCTTTTCACGTAAGtctttgtttctttttcgacGATTTCATAGCAGTCCATTTGTGTCGAATAAAAGGTGGTTCCTTCATCCCATCTGCATTGTTACTGTGTTCGGAGCTAGAATCGTGCATTCCATCTGTGGCTTCAATGTCTATTCTCTTAAGTTGTTTCTTTTGCCATTGCAAAACGGCTGGATCGAGAGTACAAGATGGCATCATTAGCATATCTTCGaataatgattttttgttgtgatatTTGAGCAGTTCAAGAACATATTCTCGACATATTTGCTTGTTCTTTCCAGATGGTAGTAGACACATTTGTCTGTAGTACctggaaaattgtgaagacGAACAGCGAATTAATTAGAAATCAGCAAAATCTATGCAGTACAGTACTCACATTAAATTGTCGATAGGTCGAGTAGCTGCTTTGTGCTTAACTAGAAATATGGCTAAATCCCGTTCATATACTGAGAGTCGCAGTCGTTCATGTACTCGCATAACATCGTCTCGGGTCTCCAGAAATGCACACAGATATGACATAGGGAGCAGGGGATGCTTTGCAAAGTTGGAATTCTTTGCAATTTGTCCAAACTCAGTAAGATTAAGATTTTCTGGTAAGCCTAAAAGAAACAATACTTCGGCTAAGCATtcctattttacaaaaattccaacaaagcaaaattgataaattcgATGGTCAATGGTGAGTTGTCATAATTTCGAGTGAGGATAGtaagttttcgaagaaaattaaagaagGAAAATGACTTGAATCCACCTCGGAAGATCCATTTTAGCTTTGTGATAATCGGACATTTCGTTTGAATCAATTTGGAGCATTCTCTTACCCAGAAACGCGCCACCTCCACATTCGAGAAATGGTTCGACACATTCGTATCTCGTTGGATGcaataaaatggtttttaacTCATTCCAAATCACTTCTCCCTTTATGCTTGCTAATGCACTCATGTTGGCCATTATTGATGTCAATGTTTTGTCGTCATGACTTCTTCCAGATCCCGTGATTGATCCAAATAGTCTGCAGCAACATCATCTGATTAGTACGTTTCAATGTTCGAttgattcaaatttcaattttttacttaaaGTATTTGAAAATGCTAAAATAATCGTTTTTGATTAACGCATCCGGATCTACGGTCATCATTCGAACCCGACAATTTATAATATCCTCACAGGCGTTGAAGTTGTCGTAAATCCTACCAGTGAAATCGATGGAGATGGAATCAACTGTGAAAATACGTTGGTATGAATTGATCACCCAAAATGCTCTTTTGGTTCTAAGGTCTTTCAGTTTGGACGACTTTTCAGCAACAGGCCAGATCGtagtaattttgtatgaatgatACAGCATTGCAACGGTTGCTACCTTTTCGTCAAccgaaattggaatttttctcTTAAGAAACAGTCGTCTCATTTGATGTATTGAAGCTGACGTAATTAATTCCATTTTCGTTGGCATTTTATTCATGAATATGTCACTGAAATATTATCCTCTgataattgtaaaaaattacTAGGTAAACTATGCTTTTACCGCGCTGTTTCCCCAGCCAGTCGAATTTCGTAGTTATGACaagagaaaatttcaatcaattcgtTAAGGCCTCTGCCATAATTTGTCTTCAACGATTTGATTATTACATTAACATGTTCAGTCGCATCAATATTCATGATTATCgatgaggaaaaaaaaactttaacaaataaaatccaaaaatatctGGCTCACAACCACTTTGACGACAGTGATTTCACTTAGTGGCAGATTGaacaaagaatttttggaattaaaaacTTTGACTGTGTGAACTGTGAATTATTTAATACCCGCAAGGTTTGCAAGGTttgaaatcaaatcaaatttatgagCCGTTAAGAGTGTTCGCGTTTGAGAAAGTCCATTATTTCTGATCAGCATGTTAACTctggaaaatcgttttattaGATCGCTAAGCTCGTTAAAGGCTGTAATTTCTATATTGTAAAACACTTTGCAACATCTATTTCTAGATAATTTCCAATAGTGCAATTGATCTCTTGATGCAAATACTCTCAAAGATGTTACGTTACACAAGTTGAAACAACGAAGTAAAGTATTCAAATGTTTACATAGTTTAATATCAATTAAGTgctcaaacaaatttatttaaaagagaaaaagcaatttcattaaaatttcatatttgtcTCTTCTGccgttttctttcttttcatcACCGGCCT from Bradysia coprophila strain Holo2 unplaced genomic scaffold, BU_Bcop_v1 contig_138, whole genome shotgun sequence encodes the following:
- the LOC119073545 gene encoding CCA tRNA nucleotidyltransferase 1, mitochondrial-like isoform X1; the encoded protein is MNIDATEHVNVIIKSLKTNYGRGLNELIEIFSCHNYEIRLAGETARDIFMNKMPTKMELITSASIHQMRRLFLKRKIPISVDEKVATVAMLYHSYKITTIWPVAEKSSKLKDLRTKRAFWVINSYQRIFTVDSISIDFTGRIYDNFNACEDIINCRVRMMTVDPDALIKNDYFSIFKYFKLFGSITGSGRSHDDKTLTSIMANMSALASIKGEVIWNELKTILLHPTRYECVEPFLECGGGAFLGLPENLNLTEFGQIAKNSNFAKHPLLPMSYLCAFLETRDDVMRVHERLRLSVYERDLAIFLVKHKAATRPIDNLMYYRQMCLLPSGKNKQICREYVLELLKYHNKKSLFEDMLMMPSCTLDPAVLQWQKKQLKRIDIEATDGMHDSSSEHSNNADGMKEPPFIRHKWTAMKSSKKKQRLT